A DNA window from Flavisolibacter ginsenosidimutans contains the following coding sequences:
- a CDS encoding nucleotidyltransferase domain-containing protein — translation MKKSLAHLPESKQQELQRITQLIVETVNPEKIILFGSYATGNWVEDRYTEGHITYGYISN, via the coding sequence ATGAAAAAATCCCTCGCACATCTCCCAGAAAGCAAACAACAGGAACTCCAACGGATAACCCAGCTTATTGTAGAAACGGTAAACCCTGAAAAGATAATTCTCTTTGGCTCTTATGCTACGGGCAACTGGGTAGAAGACCGCTACACCGAAGGCCACATCACGTACGGATACATCAGCAATTAG
- a CDS encoding DEAD/DEAH box helicase, with protein MALILPKVLKLIFQSNGNEVWQYFSTETTLDSIQIISATPFVIESAGIHYFLTSDSSDSNIDAYEYALLTTKKTKKKDLPSGRIKIKRWIKHPLFQNRTSDEVITTWVDSFRLVKENEQANIKGLRSPQVGALYSILAHVQNPDEKAIVVMPTGTGKTETMLATLIANSCNKLLVSVPSDSLRTQISEKFITLGLLKEYGIVNPSCLNPIVGIINHAFSNVEELQEFVSKCNVVVSTMNLLTSLSLEQKAILNHFFSHFFVDEAHHSEADTWKELIERFDPSKVILFTATPFRNDGKSLQGKIIFNFSLRKAQEQKYYKTINYLPIREYNKKLADEKIAERAVQQLKADLTAGFKHILMARCMSKRRALEVFDHYQRFPEHNPVVVYTGAPGLAAKIEAIKKGNHSIIVCVNMLGEGFDLPNLKIAAIHDERQSIPVTLQFIGRFTRTSYSQLGNASFVTNTAYPPIHEELDQLYARNADWNLLLPRLSANATQKEISIKEFLDGFSNLDDSLIPFTQINPALSTIIYKTNVNAWKPAKHYWEELFSDYEHVFSDTNHKDTLVIILGKIEQVEWGTFVSVQNLKWDVIVIHWDVGPAFNRVFLNTSIKQYSGIELLEKIFGEGNLNLITGMGVFRIFYDVNRLSLFNVGTRRGIGQDITFQSYFGKGVQDGIKLLEQGTLIKNNIFGVGYKDGEKTSLGCSVKGKIWSYQRGNLDELTKWCKTIGAIVEDETIDPNIVLKHTLAVESLDERPKNVMPVLIDWNPEMYENTENRYGLTINGVPLDLAHAELNLLNPTLDQALQFSLDTDRFSVQFQIDLGKNAATEENYYQVKQLTTETCFIQFGARTESLLQFFQHYVPTIWFADGSQLFGNLYVKLKSQPDGISLDNIIADDWTGVNIEKESQDIAPYVQDSIQYYFIEKIRNEFQFIYDDDGKGEIADIIGINDTGSAINVHLYHLKYARNGQTSNNIDNFYQVCGQAQKSLKWKHKDSREIFTHLFKRKTKTLGNNSCSRIVKGTEDDLEKFLEQAKWTKPVRYHMYIVQPSLSKGNASSDILLLLGNVQHCLATIGNIDLTVYASQ; from the coding sequence ATGGCTCTAATTCTCCCAAAAGTTTTGAAGTTAATTTTTCAAAGCAATGGCAATGAAGTATGGCAATACTTTAGTACTGAAACGACTCTTGATAGTATCCAAATTATCAGTGCAACGCCTTTTGTAATTGAATCGGCAGGTATTCATTATTTCTTGACAAGTGATAGTAGTGATAGTAATATCGACGCTTACGAGTATGCTTTATTAACAACGAAAAAAACGAAAAAAAAGGACTTACCTTCTGGTAGGATAAAAATTAAAAGGTGGATCAAGCATCCATTATTTCAAAATAGGACATCTGACGAAGTGATAACAACTTGGGTAGACAGCTTTAGATTGGTAAAGGAGAATGAACAGGCAAATATTAAGGGGCTAAGATCTCCGCAAGTTGGGGCATTGTACTCCATTCTTGCTCATGTTCAAAATCCGGACGAAAAAGCAATAGTTGTTATGCCAACAGGTACAGGCAAAACTGAAACGATGTTGGCTACCTTAATTGCAAACTCTTGTAATAAATTATTAGTTTCTGTTCCATCTGATTCTTTGAGAACACAGATTTCGGAAAAGTTTATCACCTTAGGTTTACTCAAGGAATATGGCATTGTTAATCCGTCATGCTTGAACCCTATCGTTGGCATAATTAATCACGCTTTTTCCAATGTTGAGGAACTTCAAGAGTTTGTTTCAAAATGCAACGTTGTCGTTTCGACAATGAACCTGCTGACAAGCCTTTCACTTGAGCAAAAGGCAATACTCAATCACTTCTTTTCGCATTTTTTTGTCGACGAAGCCCACCATTCGGAGGCGGATACTTGGAAAGAATTAATAGAAAGATTTGATCCATCAAAAGTCATTCTTTTTACCGCCACGCCTTTTCGGAATGACGGGAAAAGTTTGCAAGGGAAAATCATCTTTAATTTTTCCTTGCGAAAAGCACAAGAGCAGAAGTATTACAAGACTATTAATTATTTACCAATCCGAGAGTACAACAAGAAATTGGCCGATGAAAAAATTGCAGAAAGGGCCGTCCAACAGTTGAAGGCAGATCTCACGGCCGGGTTTAAACACATCCTCATGGCGAGGTGCATGAGCAAACGAAGGGCATTGGAGGTTTTTGATCATTACCAAAGATTTCCAGAGCATAACCCCGTTGTGGTTTATACTGGTGCGCCAGGATTAGCGGCAAAAATCGAAGCGATTAAAAAAGGTAATCATTCCATCATAGTCTGTGTGAATATGCTCGGTGAAGGATTTGACTTACCCAATCTAAAAATTGCGGCCATCCACGACGAGCGGCAAAGCATTCCGGTTACTTTACAGTTTATCGGGCGCTTTACCCGAACCTCTTATAGTCAATTGGGTAACGCAAGCTTTGTGACGAACACAGCGTATCCACCCATCCACGAAGAACTAGACCAGTTGTACGCTCGAAACGCAGATTGGAATTTATTACTACCTCGCTTAAGCGCCAACGCAACACAAAAGGAAATTAGCATCAAAGAGTTCTTAGATGGGTTTTCAAACCTGGATGATTCCTTAATCCCCTTCACCCAAATTAATCCCGCTCTCAGCACCATAATTTATAAAACCAATGTCAATGCGTGGAAACCCGCAAAACACTATTGGGAAGAACTTTTTTCCGATTATGAACACGTCTTTAGTGATACAAACCACAAGGACACGCTGGTCATTATTTTAGGCAAAATTGAGCAGGTTGAATGGGGCACATTTGTGAGTGTTCAAAACTTAAAATGGGACGTTATTGTTATTCATTGGGATGTGGGTCCAGCTTTTAACCGGGTCTTTTTAAATACGTCTATAAAACAGTATTCTGGAATCGAATTACTGGAAAAAATATTTGGTGAAGGCAATCTCAATCTGATTACAGGGATGGGCGTTTTTCGGATATTTTATGATGTCAACCGCCTTTCACTTTTTAATGTAGGAACAAGAAGGGGCATCGGTCAGGACATTACCTTTCAATCATACTTCGGCAAAGGTGTTCAAGACGGCATCAAATTACTTGAGCAAGGAACGCTCATAAAAAATAACATATTCGGTGTTGGGTATAAAGACGGAGAAAAAACGTCTTTGGGGTGTTCTGTTAAAGGGAAAATTTGGTCGTATCAACGAGGGAACTTGGATGAATTAACCAAATGGTGCAAAACAATTGGAGCGATTGTCGAAGATGAAACGATTGATCCAAACATCGTGCTAAAACATACTTTGGCTGTTGAATCGTTAGACGAGCGGCCTAAGAACGTTATGCCGGTTTTAATTGATTGGAATCCTGAAATGTACGAGAATACAGAGAACCGGTATGGCCTAACGATAAATGGCGTACCGCTTGACCTGGCACATGCCGAGTTAAATCTATTGAATCCAACACTTGATCAAGCTTTACAATTTTCTCTCGACACAGACCGGTTTTCTGTACAATTCCAAATAGATCTTGGCAAGAATGCTGCAACAGAAGAAAACTACTACCAAGTTAAACAACTGACAACCGAAACCTGCTTTATTCAATTTGGAGCGAGAACCGAATCTTTGTTGCAGTTCTTTCAGCACTATGTCCCAACCATTTGGTTTGCCGACGGATCGCAGTTATTTGGGAACCTCTATGTCAAGTTAAAGAGTCAACCAGATGGCATATCTCTTGATAACATTATTGCAGATGACTGGACAGGTGTGAATATTGAAAAAGAATCGCAGGACATTGCTCCCTACGTTCAAGATTCAATCCAGTATTATTTTATTGAAAAAATCAGAAACGAATTTCAATTCATTTATGACGATGACGGTAAAGGAGAAATAGCCGATATTATCGGCATTAACGACACAGGTAGCGCGATAAATGTACACTTATACCATCTCAAATATGCTCGAAACGGGCAGACAAGCAATAACATTGACAATTTCTATCAGGTTTGCGGACAAGCACAGAAATCATTAAAATGGAAGCACAAAGACAGCCGAGAGATTTTTACGCACCTCTTTAAACGAAAAACAAAAACTTTAGGAAACAATTCGTGTAGTCGAATCGTTAAAGGCACGGAAGATGATTTAGAGAAGTTTTTAGAGCAAGCCAAATGGACGAAGCCAGTTCGTTATCATATGTACATTGTTCAACCGAGCTTGAGTAAAGGCAATGCTTCCAGTGATATTTTATTACTGCTTGGCAACGTTCAGCATTGTTTGGCAACCATTGGAAATATTGATTTGACGGTTTATGCAAGTCAATAA
- a CDS encoding DUF2188 domain-containing protein, which translates to MGKNQHVVPNNGQWSVKGEGNSKYTATTDTQKQAIEIAREIAQNQGSELVIHGRNGQIRAKDSHGNDVYPPKG; encoded by the coding sequence ATGGGAAAAAATCAACACGTCGTGCCCAACAACGGGCAATGGAGCGTAAAAGGAGAAGGCAACAGCAAGTACACCGCTACTACCGACACGCAAAAGCAAGCGATTGAAATAGCACGAGAAATTGCACAGAATCAAGGAAGCGAATTGGTGATTCATGGGCGCAATGGGCAAATACGTGCTAAGGACAGTCACGGAAACGACGTCTATCCACCTAAAGGGTAG
- a CDS encoding helix-turn-helix transcriptional regulator → MTMDLTKRLQALSSDKPSGWLQKAEERKQNRNWQKRSAAIALRVLRELRYQGLTQRDLAEKMGVAAQQVNKIVKGQENMTLDTLVKLETALGIQLLHDGKPQPMAVLGFRSLPVAEKISRGFATYHHGSYMASTCVLGGGFSLDIDITAAFENANEKQLHTQYPVPGKEKWLRRHTEFS, encoded by the coding sequence ATGACCATGGACCTTACTAAAAGATTGCAGGCACTTTCCAGCGACAAGCCTTCGGGCTGGCTGCAAAAAGCAGAAGAAAGGAAGCAGAACAGGAACTGGCAAAAACGTTCTGCGGCCATCGCCTTGCGTGTATTAAGAGAATTGCGTTACCAGGGTTTAACACAGCGTGATCTTGCCGAAAAAATGGGTGTTGCCGCACAACAAGTGAACAAGATTGTGAAGGGGCAGGAAAATATGACACTGGACACTTTGGTGAAACTTGAAACGGCATTGGGTATTCAGTTGTTGCATGATGGCAAGCCTCAGCCAATGGCCGTTTTAGGGTTTAGAAGTTTGCCGGTTGCTGAAAAGATTTCAAGGGGCTTTGCGACTTATCATCATGGATCATACATGGCTAGTACATGTGTTCTCGGCGGAGGATTTTCTTTAGATATCGATATCACGGCTGCGTTTGAAAATGCGAACGAAAAACAACTACATACCCAATATCCTGTTCCCGGAAAAGAAAAGTGGCTTCGACGACATACTGAATTCTCCTAA
- a CDS encoding HIT domain-containing protein, translating to MNYHHLKDFLLHQMRMSHIYQPVMIKCLLQEGGIAEDITIARDLLQYDPSQLEYYQQITNNMVGKVLRNRQVVEKEKKHYLLTGFEHLHKNEIADLVTICEKKIDEYIAKRGDAIWQHRKKSRGYISGTARYKVLKRAQFRCELCGISASEKALEVDHILPVNLGGKDEEDNYQALCYSCNAMKRDTDATDFREIKDQYEHREKDCIFCLIEKKRIVSENNLAFLVYDQYPVSDLHCLVIPKRHTADYFSISQPEINAVNRLVQDGREMILKRDKTVLGFNLGLNCGEAAGQTVMHTHLHLIPRREGDTPTVRGGVRNVIAGKGHY from the coding sequence ATGAACTATCACCATCTCAAAGACTTCCTCCTACATCAAATGCGCATGTCGCATATCTACCAGCCGGTGATGATTAAGTGTTTGCTGCAAGAGGGAGGCATAGCTGAAGATATTACTATTGCCCGTGACCTACTACAGTACGACCCCAGCCAGCTGGAATACTACCAGCAGATCACCAATAACATGGTTGGCAAGGTGCTGCGCAACCGGCAGGTAGTAGAAAAAGAAAAGAAGCATTACCTCCTGACTGGTTTTGAACACCTGCATAAAAATGAAATAGCTGACCTGGTTACCATTTGCGAAAAGAAGATTGATGAATACATCGCTAAACGGGGTGATGCGATCTGGCAACACCGAAAGAAAAGCCGAGGGTATATCAGCGGCACTGCCCGTTACAAGGTGTTGAAGCGGGCACAGTTTCGATGTGAACTTTGCGGCATTTCAGCCAGTGAAAAAGCCTTGGAAGTGGATCATATACTGCCGGTTAACCTTGGTGGAAAAGACGAAGAAGATAATTACCAAGCTTTGTGCTATTCCTGCAACGCCATGAAACGAGATACGGATGCTACTGACTTCAGAGAAATAAAGGATCAGTACGAACACCGCGAGAAAGATTGTATTTTTTGTTTAATTGAAAAGAAACGGATTGTTTCGGAAAACAATCTTGCATTTCTTGTTTACGACCAATACCCGGTTAGTGATTTACACTGCCTGGTGATACCGAAACGGCATACAGCGGATTATTTTTCCATTTCGCAGCCGGAGATCAACGCGGTTAACCGCCTTGTACAGGATGGCCGAGAAATGATCCTGAAAAGGGATAAGACGGTATTGGGTTTTAATCTTGGTCTTAACTGCGGAGAGGCAGCCGGACAGACGGTGATGCATACGCACCTGCACCTGATACCAAGGCGAGAGGGTGATACTCCGACTGTCAGAGGCGGGGTGAGGAATGTGATTGCTGGGAAGGGGCATTATTGA
- a CDS encoding YjzC family protein yields MSYRPGEKVPQSGIYEEQTVYGSKVTEVTCVKGEHFPPTEFSGYHYKLVRAAVHKPSKG; encoded by the coding sequence ATGAGTTATCGACCGGGTGAAAAAGTGCCCCAAAGCGGAATCTACGAAGAGCAAACAGTCTACGGTTCGAAAGTGACCGAAGTTACCTGCGTAAAAGGAGAGCATTTCCCGCCAACAGAATTCAGCGGCTATCATTACAAGCTGGTTCGAGCAGCTGTTCACAAACCTTCAAAGGGGTGA
- a CDS encoding DUF3761 domain-containing protein, translated as MFPKIQAACTSRFFFLIALILISCNTHTASPGNPETELQTLKLQLSGLQKRVDSLIAVLEQRQPEHTKKVKASKQAKANISATTTQATSAYNWQSVNTNAPALKETREQRAYRVRTGAICNDGSRSYATGRGACSHHGGVREWLY; from the coding sequence ATGTTTCCAAAAATCCAGGCGGCTTGTACAAGTCGTTTCTTTTTCCTGATTGCCCTTATCCTCATTTCCTGCAACACACATACGGCTTCGCCCGGCAACCCCGAAACAGAACTCCAAACCCTCAAGCTTCAGCTAAGCGGCTTGCAAAAAAGGGTTGATTCATTAATCGCGGTATTGGAACAACGACAACCGGAACATACTAAAAAAGTAAAGGCTTCAAAACAGGCAAAGGCAAATATCTCTGCAACTACCACACAAGCAACATCAGCCTACAATTGGCAGTCAGTAAATACCAATGCACCGGCCCTCAAAGAAACAAGGGAGCAGAGAGCTTACAGGGTAAGAACCGGGGCTATCTGTAACGACGGCAGCCGCAGTTATGCAACAGGCCGAGGCGCTTGTTCGCATCACGGGGGCGTGAGAGAATGGCTATATTAA